The genomic window AGAAATTTATTTTTTAGTCTGCATACTATATAATTCCAAAAATTTAATATTATAAAGGTATTCAAATCAAAAATATAAAGATTATAAATGGAATAATTATATTTACAATCACAGGAGCAATACTAAGTATTCTTCCTCAAACACAAAAGTATATCATTGAAATATTCTCATTATTATATTCTGGAATAATCTGGCTTGATGAAATTTTATTATCTTCATTTACTATTCCAGTATGGCTTTTATCAATTATTTCTATTTTAGCATCTGTTAGTGTAATAAAATTCTTTTTGTTACTTATAAATAATTCTAATCCAGAATATAAAGCTTATGTAAAAGATTTTATTTATGGTACAAACTGGAGATGGAAATGGAAAAAGGATGAAATAGTAGATTTACAATGCTATTGTCCAATATGTGATTCTGTTTTAGTATATGATGAAAGTTCTTGTCATACAAGATATACAGATGTGGCAAAAACTGATTTTATTTGTGAGAATTGCAAATCACAAATAGTAACAAGTATACACGGTGGTAATAAAAAATATGCCTTTAATGCAGTAAAAAGAGAAATAGAAAGAAAAATCAGAACAAATGAATATAAAACAACTAAAAGTGAATAAAAACTAATTTCTAGTACTTTAACTTTATTAATTATTTATTTCTAAAAAAGGGTATTACAATTTTATTTAATAAGTACATACCCTATTTCGTCCAGCATTTTTCGCTTTATAAAGTGCTTTATCTGCTTTTATGAGTAAATCATCAATAGTTGAGTTATTATTTGCTGCAACTACTCCAAAAGAAGCTGTAAAATAAACTATTCTTTTTTTATCTAATACTAACTTTGCATTTAAAATTTCAATACGCATACGCTCAGCAACTTTTATGGAATCTTCCAAGTTTGTTTCTGGCAATAAAACAGCAAACTCTTCACCTCCAATTCGTCCAAGAATATCAATATCTCGTAAAATCATACGACTTATATCTGCAATTTTTTGTAAAACTAAATCTCCAATATTATGACCATAAGTATCATTAATTTTTTTAAAAAAGTCTATATCGAACATTAATAAAGATAATTCACCTGAATATCTATTATATCTTGATAACTCTAATTCTGCTTGTTCTATAAAATATCGTCTATTAGATAAACCTGTTAAATAATCTGAGTATGCTCTATGCTCAAGCTCTTTACGAGCATTTCTATTTTCTATTGCAATCGCTGCTAAATTTGCAGCAAAAGTTATACGCTCAATATCATTTGAAGTAGGACTTTTTTTCTCTTTATGATAAATAGCAAAAGTTCCCAATACATTCCCAATTGAAGAAATAATTGGTTCAGACCAACAAGAAATCAATCCAGCTTTTAATGCTAATCCTTTATACGGTTTCCAATACTCATGAGTAGTAATATCTTCTACAATAACTCGACTTGCTAGAAATGCAGCTGTCCCGCAAGAACCAACGCCTAAACCTATTGTTGTACCATTAATTGCATTATTATAAAAATCTGGCAAACTAGGTGAAGCACCTAATAAAAGTTTTTTTCCTTCTTTATCAAGTAATAATATACTACATAAAGAAGCTGAATCTTCTAACTCAATATTTTTTACAATTGTATGTAAAATATCTGATAAAGACGAATCTTTTGCAACCATTTCTAACATGGAATCATGGGTTCTATTTCTTAATTCACTTTTCCAATGTTCAGTTATATCATTAAAATTTGCTAAACATTTTTCTCCTAACCAAGAAATATTAACAAGCACTCGCCGTTCACTTCCATCTTTACAATTAATAGTAACTTCTCTTTCTGAAATATGTATAGGTTTATTTATCTTACCTGATAATAGAATATCCCTATGCCAAGATTTTATTTCATCCTTTTGATATCTTAAATCAGAATAAGCTTTTTTATACCAAGTTTCAATAGTAGGAATATCATCAAGTGTATATCCAAATAATTCAATAAATTTATGATTAACATACTCAATGTCACCATTAATATCAGACCAAGAAATGCCAACAGGAGAAAAATCTAAAATATCTTTTAATTGAATTTTCTCTTTTGTACTTTTATGTAAATCATTTGACAATTCAGATTCTCGTAATTTTGCTAAACCATTTTTTGCTAATATTTGTGCCATTCTTACAACACAATCCATATTTGATTTCATCTTCTCTTTACTTATAATAGGAACTGATTTTATAGCTTTAAGATATTCTGTTTCATCATAATTAAATTCTTGAGCTTGATTTTGAAAAAATTTGATATTTGGAGCTTCGTTTAAAACTTGTCCCAAAAATAAAGTTGCTAATATTTGATCTTCAATTACAATAGGAGTTGCATAATCAATTAGCCCATTTTTACAATAAGCACTACTAACTTTACCATTAGAAACATTTTCCATTAAAGCATAATTACTTTCTAAACATCGTGAATTTGTTTCAATATTGGCTCTATGAAATAATGCACAAGCATCAATCCAGCCAGTTTGGAAGATAATCTTGCCATCTTTTCCTACAAGAGCATTGGGAATTCCTGTTGCCTTATAAAAACTTATTAATATTTCTTCAAATTCAGCAATATCAACTAACTCGCTAAAGTTATATTTTTTATCATTACTCATTATAAAGTTATTTTGCATATGTACTTCCAAGTTTTTATGTTATATTAATTATATTCTATTTTTACTAAGATGCTATTAAAAGAAATAATTACTTACATTTAATAAAATATATTCAAGATTATATACTACACTAAAAAATTATTTATTTACTTCATTGTTCTTTCTACAAGCATTTCTGCTGTACAATCGTAAATATCAACAAAATCTTCACTATCTATAGAATCAGGAAGAAAACTCTTTTTTGTTACTTTGGCCAAAATCTTCACTTGTGAATTTATGTCTTTTATCGTGTGAGATAAAAGAATAATACTTTGTACATCATGTAAAGCAATAATCACAGCTTTTGCTTTTAAGATACCTGCTTCTTTTAATATATGTTTTTGTGCAGGATTTCCAAATATTACTTTTTCCCCATGAACTAAAGCATTTTCAAAGAATTCATAATTATCAATAATGGCAATATGTTCAATATTTTCATTTTTTAAATTTAAAAGTATTTGTTTACCAAAACTTCCATAACCACAAACAATTACATGCCCATTTAATAGCTCTTTTGAAGTATTTAATATTTCACTATTAATATCTTTTTTTTGTAAAATTTTATTAGTAATAAATTCAATATTTTTTAAAAAGAATGGTGTTAAAACCATTGAAATTATCACAGAAAGTGTAAGTAGTTGTCCTGTATTTGCATCTAAAAGAGTATTTTGCGTTGCTAGCGTAAATATAACAAAGGAAAACTCTCCAACTTGAGAAATTGTAAGTGAAGTTTGAAGAGCAACTCTTTTACCAACAAAAAAATACATTACTGAAAAAATAATCAAAGCTTTTATAAGAATAATTACAATACTCAAAGCAAAAACTTGTAATACATGAGAGCTAAAAAAATGTACATCTATTTGCATTCCTACAGTTACAAAAAATAGTGCTAAAAATAGATCTCTAAAGGGAATAAGGTCAGCTTCTATTTGATGTTTGTAGTGCGTTTCTGCAATTAACATACCACCAATAAAAGCTCCCATTGAATATGTAAAACCTAAGTAATGTGCTAAAAAGCTAGCCCCAATTGCAATAATTAAAACTATCATAATAAAAAGCTCGTGAGTTTCAGCCTTATCTACTAATTTTAAAATATGATTTAAAAAGTATTTACCAAAAATAATCATTACAATTAACAACACAATTCCTGAAAAAACAATATTAATAATCAAATCACCAATAGCTCGTCCATTTGTGGAAAAAATTGTCAACATTAATAATATAGGAATAACTGCTAAATCTTGGCAAATTAATATTCCTAAAGAGTTTTGACCATAATATTTTGTTATTTTGTTTGTATCATTTAGTATTTTTAAAACAATTGCCGTTGAAGAAAGAGAAAGTGCTGCACCAATAACTATAGAAGTTTTAATATCTAAAGCAAATAAAAAATAAGCTATGAAAGTAAAAGAAAGAATTGATAAACCAATTTGAAGCCCACCATAAACAAAGACTTGTTTTCGCATTTGTATTAGGTTTTCTAGCTTCATTTCAAGTCCGATTGTAAACATTAAAAATACAATACCAAACTCTGCGATTTGATCTAAGATATAAGAATCTTCTACATTAGAACCTATAATATTTACAAGAATTATTCCTGATATTATGTATCCAACAAGAGGTGGAACATCAAAACGTTTTAAAATAATACCCAAGATAACAGCAACAACTCCAGTTGATAACATCATCAAAATAATTTGTTCCATCAAAACCCTTATTTTCAAATAAATAAAGGTGGCATATTAGCATAGATAATAAAGATTATCATCAAAAAATAATTAAAATAATTTTTAAATGGGAAAAATAATTAAATTTATTAAATTAAGACTTCAAACCTGCTTTTTCTTCAAGTCCTAACATGATATTCATATTTTGAACAGCAGCTCCTGAAGCTCCTTTTCCAAGATTATCAAGTCTTGAGATTACAAGCATATAATCATCTGATTCATAAACTGAGATTTCGATTCTATTTGTGTTATTACATTTC from Arcobacter venerupis includes these protein-coding regions:
- a CDS encoding cation:proton antiporter, which gives rise to MEQIILMMLSTGVVAVILGIILKRFDVPPLVGYIISGIILVNIIGSNVEDSYILDQIAEFGIVFLMFTIGLEMKLENLIQMRKQVFVYGGLQIGLSILSFTFIAYFLFALDIKTSIVIGAALSLSSTAIVLKILNDTNKITKYYGQNSLGILICQDLAVIPILLMLTIFSTNGRAIGDLIINIVFSGIVLLIVMIIFGKYFLNHILKLVDKAETHELFIMIVLIIAIGASFLAHYLGFTYSMGAFIGGMLIAETHYKHQIEADLIPFRDLFLALFFVTVGMQIDVHFFSSHVLQVFALSIVIILIKALIIFSVMYFFVGKRVALQTSLTISQVGEFSFVIFTLATQNTLLDANTGQLLTLSVIISMVLTPFFLKNIEFITNKILQKKDINSEILNTSKELLNGHVIVCGYGSFGKQILLNLKNENIEHIAIIDNYEFFENALVHGEKVIFGNPAQKHILKEAGILKAKAVIIALHDVQSIILLSHTIKDINSQVKILAKVTKKSFLPDSIDSEDFVDIYDCTAEMLVERTMK
- a CDS encoding diguanylate cyclase is translated as MQNNFIMSNDKKYNFSELVDIAEFEEILISFYKATGIPNALVGKDGKIIFQTGWIDACALFHRANIETNSRCLESNYALMENVSNGKVSSAYCKNGLIDYATPIVIEDQILATLFLGQVLNEAPNIKFFQNQAQEFNYDETEYLKAIKSVPIISKEKMKSNMDCVVRMAQILAKNGLAKLRESELSNDLHKSTKEKIQLKDILDFSPVGISWSDINGDIEYVNHKFIELFGYTLDDIPTIETWYKKAYSDLRYQKDEIKSWHRDILLSGKINKPIHISEREVTINCKDGSERRVLVNISWLGEKCLANFNDITEHWKSELRNRTHDSMLEMVAKDSSLSDILHTIVKNIELEDSASLCSILLLDKEGKKLLLGASPSLPDFYNNAINGTTIGLGVGSCGTAAFLASRVIVEDITTHEYWKPYKGLALKAGLISCWSEPIISSIGNVLGTFAIYHKEKKSPTSNDIERITFAANLAAIAIENRNARKELEHRAYSDYLTGLSNRRYFIEQAELELSRYNRYSGELSLLMFDIDFFKKINDTYGHNIGDLVLQKIADISRMILRDIDILGRIGGEEFAVLLPETNLEDSIKVAERMRIEILNAKLVLDKKRIVYFTASFGVVAANNNSTIDDLLIKADKALYKAKNAGRNRVCTY